One Onychomys torridus chromosome 17, mOncTor1.1, whole genome shotgun sequence genomic window carries:
- the Trmt9b gene encoding probable tRNA methyltransferase 9B isoform X3, producing MARVLAPGGQLMIYVWAMEQKNRHFEKQDVLVPWNRALCSRRLSESHQSWGHPCGHPMSQGHQGPGSACGCAVCFQGRCDSKRSHSMDDGPAMARTCCEDVSKEGEEANGLYNNFGKSFRAWFFSRSLDESTLRKQTQRTRPMKITEGWANSTVSRQPSRHPSLDLHPQETVSTKEPNLDEVFGDTSFQRHLGWLEAPGTSENFSGYRGGEGRRKEGSDFLDMADTRDSVAADNVIDPSARKILRRVSAFDPTDSKPEGPSYTEEQQDAPDSRAFMRYYHVFREGELSGLLQESVSELQVLSAGNDHGNWCIIAEKRESEE from the coding sequence ATGGCCAGGGTCTTAGCTCCTGGAGGCCAACTGATGATTTACGTTTGGGCGATGGAACAGAAGAATCGACACTTCGAGAAGCAGGATGTGCTGGTGCCATGGAACCGTGCTCTCTGCTCCCGGCGGCTCTCAGAATCCCACCAGTCCTGGGGGCATCCGTGTGGGCATCCCATGAGCCAAGGCCACCAGGGCCCTGGCTCCGCGTGCGGCTGCGCAGTGTGTTTTCAGGGCAGGTGCGATTCCAAGCGGTCCCACAGCATGGACGACGGGCCTGCAATGGCAAGAACCTGCTGTGAAGATGTTTCGAAGGAAGGCGAGGAAGCGAATGGATTGTATAACAATTTTGGAAAATCTTTCCGCGCCTGGTTTTTCTCCAGGTCTTTGGATGAATCAACCCTGAGGAAGCAAACTCAAAGAACCAGACCCATGAAAATCACGGAGGGCTGGGCCAATAGCACTGTGTCCCGTCAGCCTTCCAGACACCCCAGCTTAGACTTACATCCTCAGGAGACGGTTTCAACAAAAGAACCAAATTTAGATGAGGTGTTTGGAGACACATCTTTTCAAAGACACTTGGGCTGGCTGGAAGCACCGGGCACTTCAGAGAACTTCAGTGGATACcggggaggagagggcaggaggaaggagggcagcGATTTTCTGGACATGGCTGACACCAGAGACAGTGTGGCTGCAGACAACGTCATTGATCCTTCTGCCAGAAAAATATTAAGGAGAGTTTCTGCATTCGACCCTACAGATTCCAAACCAGAaggcccaagctacacagaggagCAGCAGGATGCTCCGGATTCCAGGGCCTTCATGCGCTACTACCATGTGTTCCGGGAAGGTGAGCTGTCCGGACTACTGCAGGAGAGTGTGTCTGAGCTGCAAGTTCTGAGTGCCGGCAATGACCATGGTAACTGGTGCATCATCGCAGAGAAAAGGGAGAGCGAGGAATAA